In Scophthalmus maximus strain ysfricsl-2021 chromosome 5, ASM2237912v1, whole genome shotgun sequence, a single window of DNA contains:
- the slc39a6 gene encoding zinc transporter ZIP6 isoform X1 encodes MRLSISVASFPVAVCKKERIKSWFSRAKMTSEEKSGAALAVILLLAASLSSGDFSAASDCSPSATGTSGLVRLASAVVDVQRAEQSQKRHLEALFNRYGENGTISLDGLKRLLQSVGLDRIRTVMVQHHEQLGHRHHHHHHHHHHHDDHLPDNNNSHHQKHVHAEPSRPGKFPKSVENRDGKKTENPDSHHNLYDKKTPAAQEVGPTAVYSAQLVVKQGSSPGQSGAAGEGTTGAAAARPVADNQTRAAAAASRDDDDHIHDHIHDRVNGSSLESVECLNASSILSSHGMSQEVAVTLGDFRYLCPALLNQIDFGACLAHGDAADQGERDHKLHSHAHGHHGDHNHSYHDHSERNGGESDKNIATAWAGGFISITIISLLSLLGVVLIPLMNRVFFKFLLSFLVALAVGTLSGDAFLHLIPHSQGGHHHHHEDPGTNVEAHHHLHDEPGENLDGVWKGLTALSGVYFMFLIEHFLTLGKMYKDKNKKQKVQKKKWDQNHKADPEKQPALGDSDLKPPEDVETNGAGMLGDHSSLQAGSVAEEEQVMLAPQVSVRGSSDDAAAAYTDEDCENKCHSHFHDTVGQADSMHHHHHDYHHILHHHHSQNHHPHSHSHSYSEQHFQQAGVATLAWMVIMGDGLHNFSDGLAIGAAFTEGLSSGLSTSVAVFCHELPHELGDFAVLLKAGMTVRQAILYNVLSAMMAYLGMVTGILIGHYAENISMWIFALTAGLFMYVALVDMVPEMLHNDAGDHGFSHCGFFLLQNAGILLGFCIMLLIAIFEHKIQLDLGY; translated from the exons ATGAGATTATCCATATcg GTGGCGTCATTTCCCGTCGctgtttgtaaaaaagaaagaataaaatccTGGTTTTCCCGGGCGAAGATGACGAGTGAGGAGAAGAGCGGAGCCGCCCTGGCCGTGATCCTTCTCCTCGCAGCCAGTTTGTCGAGCGGCGACTTCTCGGCCGCCTCGGACTGCAGCCCGTCCGCCACGGGGACGAGCGGCCTGGTGCGTTTGGCGTCGGCCGTGGTCGACGTGCAGAGGGCGGAGCAGAGCCAGAAGAGACACCTGGAGGCCTTGTTCAACAG ATATGGAGAAAATGGCACCATCTCTCTGGACGGGTTGAAACGCCTCCTGCAGAGCGTGGGGCTGGATCGCATCAGGACGGTCATGGTGCAGCATCACGAGCAACTTGGCCAtcgtcaccaccaccatcatcaccaccatcaccaccacgaCGACCATctccctgacaacaacaactcgcACCACCAGAAGCATGTCCACGCCGAACCCTCTCGGCCCGGAAAGTTCCCCAAGAGCGTCGAAAATCGAGACGGCAAGAAAACTGAGAACCCGGATAGTCATCACAACCTGTACGACAAGAAGACCCCGGCGGCTCAGGAGGTCGGCCCCACGGCCGTGTACAGCGCTCAACTGGTGGTTAAACAAGGCAGCAGCCCGGGACAGTCCGGTGCTGCAGGGGAAGGAACCACCGGTGCTGCCGCCGCCAGGCCGGTCGCTGACAACCAGACacgagccgccgccgctgccagCCGGGATGACGATGATCACATCCATGATCACATCCACGACCGTGTGAACGGCAGCAGCCTGGAGAGTGTAGAG TGCCTGAACGCCTCCAGCATCCTCTCCTCACACGGGATGTCTCAGGAGGTGGCTGTGACCCTGGGCGACTTCCGCTACCTCTGCCCCGCCCTCCTCAACCAGATCGACTTTGGAGCGTGCCTCGCTCACGGAGACGCCGCCGACCAAGGGGAGAGAG ACCATAAACTTCACAGTCATGCTCACGGTCACCATGGAGACCACAACCACTCGTACCACGACCACAGCGAGCGCAACGGTGGAGAAAGTGACAAGAACATCGCAACAG CGTGGGCCGGCGGCTTCATCTCCATCACGATCATCAGCCTGCTGTCGCTCCTCGGCGTCGTCCTCATCCCGCTCATGAACAGAGTTTTCTTCAAGTTCCTTCTCAGCTTCCTGGTGGCGCTGGCCGTCGGCACGCTGAGCGGCGACgccttcctccacctcatcccCCAC TCTCAGGGGggccaccatcaccaccacgaGGATCCCGGGACGAATGTGGAGGCACATCACCACCTCCACGACGAGCCGGGCGAGAACCTGGACGGCGTGTGGAAGGGCCTGACGGCTCTGAGCGGAGTCTACTTCATGTTTCTGATAGAACACTTCCTGACGCTGGGGAAAATGTACAAGGACAAGAACAAGAAGCAGAAG GTCCAGAAGAAGAAGTGGGATCAGAACCACAAGGCCGACCCAGAGAAGCAGCCGGCGCTGGGAGACAGCGACCTGAAGCCGCCCGAAG ACGTGGAGACCAACGGTGCCGGTATGCTCGGCGACCACTCGAGCCTGCAGGCCGGCAGcgtggcggaggaggagcaggtgatgtTGGCGCCGCAGGTGTCCGTCCGGGGCTCGTCGGACGACGCGGCGGCGGCCTACACGGACGAGGACTGCGAGAACAAATGCCACTCCCACTTCCACGACACGGTGGGCCAGGCCGACAGcatgcaccaccaccaccacgactACCACCACatcctgcaccaccaccactcgCAGAACCACCACCCGCACAGCCACTCGCACTCGTACTCGGAGCAACACTTCCAGCAGGCCGGCGTGGCCACGCTCGCCTGGATGGTCATCATGGGAGACGGACTGCACAACTTCAGCGACGGCCTGGCCATCG gGGCTGCGTTCACCGAGGGTCTGTCCAGCGGGCTCAGTACGTCTGTGGCTGTTTTCTGTCACGAGCTGCCTCACGAGTTAG GTGACTTTGCAGTGCTGCTGAAAGCCGGCATGACGGTGCGTCAGGCCATCCTCTACAACGTGCTGTCGGCCATGATGGCGTACCTGGGCATGGTGACGGGCATCTTGATCGGACACTACGCGGAGAACATCTCCATGTGGATATTCGCGCTCACGGCGGGACTGTTCATGTACGTGGCGCTGGTGGACATG GTGCCGGAGATGTTGCACAATGACGCCGGGGACCACGGCTTTAGCCACTGCGGCTTCTTCCTGCTCCAGAACGCCGGCATCCTGCTGGGCTTCTGCATTATGCTGCTGATAGCCATCTTTGAACACAAAATCCAGCTGGACCTGGGATACTGA
- the slc39a6 gene encoding zinc transporter ZIP6 isoform X2 encodes MTSEEKSGAALAVILLLAASLSSGDFSAASDCSPSATGTSGLVRLASAVVDVQRAEQSQKRHLEALFNRYGENGTISLDGLKRLLQSVGLDRIRTVMVQHHEQLGHRHHHHHHHHHHHDDHLPDNNNSHHQKHVHAEPSRPGKFPKSVENRDGKKTENPDSHHNLYDKKTPAAQEVGPTAVYSAQLVVKQGSSPGQSGAAGEGTTGAAAARPVADNQTRAAAAASRDDDDHIHDHIHDRVNGSSLESVECLNASSILSSHGMSQEVAVTLGDFRYLCPALLNQIDFGACLAHGDAADQGERDHKLHSHAHGHHGDHNHSYHDHSERNGGESDKNIATAWAGGFISITIISLLSLLGVVLIPLMNRVFFKFLLSFLVALAVGTLSGDAFLHLIPHSQGGHHHHHEDPGTNVEAHHHLHDEPGENLDGVWKGLTALSGVYFMFLIEHFLTLGKMYKDKNKKQKVQKKKWDQNHKADPEKQPALGDSDLKPPEDVETNGAGMLGDHSSLQAGSVAEEEQVMLAPQVSVRGSSDDAAAAYTDEDCENKCHSHFHDTVGQADSMHHHHHDYHHILHHHHSQNHHPHSHSHSYSEQHFQQAGVATLAWMVIMGDGLHNFSDGLAIGAAFTEGLSSGLSTSVAVFCHELPHELGDFAVLLKAGMTVRQAILYNVLSAMMAYLGMVTGILIGHYAENISMWIFALTAGLFMYVALVDMVPEMLHNDAGDHGFSHCGFFLLQNAGILLGFCIMLLIAIFEHKIQLDLGY; translated from the exons ATGACGAGTGAGGAGAAGAGCGGAGCCGCCCTGGCCGTGATCCTTCTCCTCGCAGCCAGTTTGTCGAGCGGCGACTTCTCGGCCGCCTCGGACTGCAGCCCGTCCGCCACGGGGACGAGCGGCCTGGTGCGTTTGGCGTCGGCCGTGGTCGACGTGCAGAGGGCGGAGCAGAGCCAGAAGAGACACCTGGAGGCCTTGTTCAACAG ATATGGAGAAAATGGCACCATCTCTCTGGACGGGTTGAAACGCCTCCTGCAGAGCGTGGGGCTGGATCGCATCAGGACGGTCATGGTGCAGCATCACGAGCAACTTGGCCAtcgtcaccaccaccatcatcaccaccatcaccaccacgaCGACCATctccctgacaacaacaactcgcACCACCAGAAGCATGTCCACGCCGAACCCTCTCGGCCCGGAAAGTTCCCCAAGAGCGTCGAAAATCGAGACGGCAAGAAAACTGAGAACCCGGATAGTCATCACAACCTGTACGACAAGAAGACCCCGGCGGCTCAGGAGGTCGGCCCCACGGCCGTGTACAGCGCTCAACTGGTGGTTAAACAAGGCAGCAGCCCGGGACAGTCCGGTGCTGCAGGGGAAGGAACCACCGGTGCTGCCGCCGCCAGGCCGGTCGCTGACAACCAGACacgagccgccgccgctgccagCCGGGATGACGATGATCACATCCATGATCACATCCACGACCGTGTGAACGGCAGCAGCCTGGAGAGTGTAGAG TGCCTGAACGCCTCCAGCATCCTCTCCTCACACGGGATGTCTCAGGAGGTGGCTGTGACCCTGGGCGACTTCCGCTACCTCTGCCCCGCCCTCCTCAACCAGATCGACTTTGGAGCGTGCCTCGCTCACGGAGACGCCGCCGACCAAGGGGAGAGAG ACCATAAACTTCACAGTCATGCTCACGGTCACCATGGAGACCACAACCACTCGTACCACGACCACAGCGAGCGCAACGGTGGAGAAAGTGACAAGAACATCGCAACAG CGTGGGCCGGCGGCTTCATCTCCATCACGATCATCAGCCTGCTGTCGCTCCTCGGCGTCGTCCTCATCCCGCTCATGAACAGAGTTTTCTTCAAGTTCCTTCTCAGCTTCCTGGTGGCGCTGGCCGTCGGCACGCTGAGCGGCGACgccttcctccacctcatcccCCAC TCTCAGGGGggccaccatcaccaccacgaGGATCCCGGGACGAATGTGGAGGCACATCACCACCTCCACGACGAGCCGGGCGAGAACCTGGACGGCGTGTGGAAGGGCCTGACGGCTCTGAGCGGAGTCTACTTCATGTTTCTGATAGAACACTTCCTGACGCTGGGGAAAATGTACAAGGACAAGAACAAGAAGCAGAAG GTCCAGAAGAAGAAGTGGGATCAGAACCACAAGGCCGACCCAGAGAAGCAGCCGGCGCTGGGAGACAGCGACCTGAAGCCGCCCGAAG ACGTGGAGACCAACGGTGCCGGTATGCTCGGCGACCACTCGAGCCTGCAGGCCGGCAGcgtggcggaggaggagcaggtgatgtTGGCGCCGCAGGTGTCCGTCCGGGGCTCGTCGGACGACGCGGCGGCGGCCTACACGGACGAGGACTGCGAGAACAAATGCCACTCCCACTTCCACGACACGGTGGGCCAGGCCGACAGcatgcaccaccaccaccacgactACCACCACatcctgcaccaccaccactcgCAGAACCACCACCCGCACAGCCACTCGCACTCGTACTCGGAGCAACACTTCCAGCAGGCCGGCGTGGCCACGCTCGCCTGGATGGTCATCATGGGAGACGGACTGCACAACTTCAGCGACGGCCTGGCCATCG gGGCTGCGTTCACCGAGGGTCTGTCCAGCGGGCTCAGTACGTCTGTGGCTGTTTTCTGTCACGAGCTGCCTCACGAGTTAG GTGACTTTGCAGTGCTGCTGAAAGCCGGCATGACGGTGCGTCAGGCCATCCTCTACAACGTGCTGTCGGCCATGATGGCGTACCTGGGCATGGTGACGGGCATCTTGATCGGACACTACGCGGAGAACATCTCCATGTGGATATTCGCGCTCACGGCGGGACTGTTCATGTACGTGGCGCTGGTGGACATG GTGCCGGAGATGTTGCACAATGACGCCGGGGACCACGGCTTTAGCCACTGCGGCTTCTTCCTGCTCCAGAACGCCGGCATCCTGCTGGGCTTCTGCATTATGCTGCTGATAGCCATCTTTGAACACAAAATCCAGCTGGACCTGGGATACTGA
- the LOC118310816 gene encoding uncharacterized protein LOC118310816: protein MNPEASRTMEMAALGRPFGLGMLYDCRQDSLIPGMTLWNPEDLGKDLRERPKPNSEFEIVASESIEDKSSALKVEASLKASFLCGLIEVEGSAKYLNDQRTSKNQVRVTLKYEATTRFQELSMNHLGRGNVKHPYVFDQGLATHVVTGILYGAQAFFVFDREMSEKDDRQDIEGNLKVMIKKIPCLSIEGEGSLKMEDKDKTSVEKFSCKFHGDFSLEKNPVSYPDAVQVYQSLPKLLGSNGEKAVPVKVWLLPLTSLDSSAAQLVRQISVRLIQEAQSVLEDFSELEMRCNDAMRTTTAQQFPQIGKKIKSFKEMCSVFKLEFQRSLSKKLPTIRGGGEEEGALAEILLKRHSSPFNSKNLNEWMDCKEREISILKSFTNLMRNTKIVPSQNGLHEEILSAEHVMCFVFTSLGRAEPYLSALSNYLKGTTKPDDSQDPLIYDVEKEQWYLLNKVPDTMRNKAKLFRDFAELNKEKKNIKFLTVGLTNETHKGSSIYLYKDGCSLSENFEPPSRPETVTVSDMNHNSVTLKITPPRCGAENISSYSVEFSVSGEDGWQQRTASKADEVTVSDLSLDTEYVFRCRAVTSVGVGPVSEISGSVKTLPCSPPGKPQVEPNSSEISVSWQRPAELGPDVQILSYIVEYAQTDDGVKDRQWNQTMSRAEKAIVSGLQSETQYVVRVTCDCGAAGRSKESITVNVCTTKREFARLAEYLKHASKSIKSEFPQLYKLCLKEEDIDIEGCRKFTLGKESMRQNRTIMLLGATGSGKSTLINGIINYIVGVEWKDNFRFTLIVEDQSRSQAESQTSEVTVYKLNYQEGFKIPFSLTVVDTPGFGDTRGVGRDKEITEQIRKLFTSVDGVSEIDAVCFVTQASLARLTATQRYVFDSVLSIFGKDVAENIEMLVTFADGKQPPVLEAINVSGVPCPKNDLGLPVHFKFNNSALFADNRCNSDRASDEDSDDDDDHNFDEMFWNMGAKSMERFFTALHKMTTKSLQMTQEVLKERKQLETAVEGLQPQVRAGLAKLEQIRTTKEMIKEHETAMTSNENFEIEVKVIKAVKKQLTKSGEYITNCQKCSITCHYPCGIADDNKKDGCTAMDRAGMCTVCPGKCIWNVHFNQTYSWEYVEVKEKQTLKEIKDKYEKATQEKLTIQGLVERQEEEIGHLQELIVSLMDQSANCLTRLQEIALRPNPLTTPDYIDMMIEGEKSEAKEGYQARIKSLETMKDKANIISQVAKRGELSKTEEQLSEDRQERKEKIGVLKKIGNFFGFK from the exons ATGAATCCTGAAGCCAGCAGAACGATGGAGATGGCAGCGCTCGGCCGGCCGTTCGGCCTCGGGATGCTGTACGACTGCCGCCAAGATTCACTCATCCCTG GAATGACACTGTGGAACCCTGAGGACCTGGGAAAAGACTTGAGAGAAAGACCAAAACCCAACAGTGAATTTGAGATAGTTGCATCTGAATCAATTGAGGATAAATCTTCAGCGCTAAAGGTTGAAGCTTCTCTGAAAGCAAGTTTCTTGTGTGGACTAATAGAGGTAGAGGGGTCGGCCAAATACCTGAATGATCAAAGGACGTCCAAAAATCAGGTCAGAGTAACACTGAAGTATGAAGCCACCACAAGATTCCAGGAGCTGTCGATGAATCATCTGGGAAGAGGCAACGTGAAGCATCCATATGTATTTGATCAAGGATTAGCAACACATGTAGTCACAGGTATTCTTTACGGAGCACAGgccttctttgtttttgatcgAGAGATGTCAGAAAAGGACGATCGTCAAGACATTGAAGGCAACTTGAAAGTGATGATCAAAAAGATCCCGTGCCTTTCTATAGAGGGTGAAGGTTCCCTGAAGATGGAAGATAAAGACAAGACAAGTGTTGAGAAATTTTCTTGCAAATTCCATGGAGACTTTTCTCTTGAAAAGAATCCTGTGTCCTATCCCGATGCAGTTCAAGTCTATCAAAGCCTGCCGAAATTGCTGGGATCAAATGGGGAAAAAGCTGTGCCAGTGAAAGTCTGGCTGTTGCCATTGACAAGTTTGGATTCTTCTGCTGCTCAGCTTGTTCGTCAGATTAGCGTGAGATTGATTCAGGAAGCGCAGAGTGTCCTGGAGGACTTCAGTGAGCTGGAAATGAGGTGCAACGATGCAATGAGAACAACAACTGCACAGCAGTTCCCACAGAttggcaaaaaaattaaaagttttaaagaaatgtgcTCAGTGTTCAAACTAGAATTCCAACGATCCTTATCGAAGAAACTTCCAACAATacgaggaggaggcgaagaGGAGGGTGCGCTCGCAGAGATACTGTTGAAGAGACATTCTTCTCCCTTCAACAGCAAAAATCTGAACGAGTGGATGGactgtaaagagagagaaatcagcattttaaaatcctTCACCAACCtgatgagaaacacaaagatCGTCCCGTCTCAGAATGGTCTTCATGAGGAAATTCTCAGTGCAGAGCacgtgatgtgttttgttttcacctcaCTGGGAAGAGCTGAACCGTACCTCTCAGCTTTATCAAACTACTTAAAAGGTACCACCAAACCAGACGACTCTCAAGATCCACTCATCTATGATGTAGAGAAGGAACAGTGGTACCTCTTAAACAAAGTACCTGACACAATGAGGAATAAAGCAAAGCTCTTCAGGGATTTTGCTGAGCtcaacaaggagaagaagaacatcaAGTTCTTGACAGTGGGTTTGACAAATGAGACACACAAAGGTTCAAGCATCTACCTTTATAAAGACGGCTGCTCTCTCAGTGAGAACTTTGAACCGCCTTCGAGGCCTGAAACTGTGACAGTGAGCGACATGAACCACAACAGCGTGACACTGAAGATAACTCCACCCAGATGTGGAGCAGAGAACATCAGCTCCTACTCTGTTGAGTTCAGTGTCAGCGGAGAGGATGGATGGCAACAAAGAACTGCATCAAAGGCTGATGAAGTCACAGTGAGCGATCTGAGTCTTGACACCGAGTATGTGTTCAGATGCAGAGCTGTCACCTCAGTGGGTGTTGGGCCAGTCAGTGAGATCAGTGGGTCGGTTAAAACTCTGCCCTGCAGCCCTCCTGGGAAACCTCAAGTTGAACCAAACTCAAGTGAGATATCAGTGAGCTGGCAGAGACCCGCTGAGCTCGGACCAGATGTACAGATCCTGAGCTACATCGTGGAGTACGCCCAAACAGACGACGGGGTGAAAGATCGCCAATGGAACCAAACGATGTCGAGAGCTGAGAAGGCAATCGTCTCAGGGCTTCAGTCAGAGACACAGTATGTTGTCAGGGTCACATGTGACTGTGGTGCCGCTGGTAGAAGCAAGGAAAGCATCACTGTTAACGTCTGCACAACCAAACGTGAATTTGCTCGTCTTGCAGAATACCTGAAACATGCTAGCAAGAGTATAAAGTCTGAATTCCCCCAACTTTACAAACTGTGtctgaaagaagaagatattGACATAGAGGGATGCCGTAAGTTTACCTTAGGCAAAGAAAGCATGAGGCAGAATCGTACCATCATGCTCCTGGGAGCAACCGGATCAGGAAAGTCCACGCTCATCAATGGAATCATCAACTACATTGTAGGAGTAGAGTGGAAGGACAACTTCAGATTTACGTTAATAGTCGAGGACCAGTCAAGATCTCAAGCGGAAAGCCAGACCTCTGAAGTCACTGTGTACAAACTCAACTACCAAGAGGGGTTTAAAATTCCCTTCTCTCTGACTGTTGTGGACACTCCAGGGTTTGGGGATACAAGAGGAGtaggaagagacaaagagatcACAGAACAAATCCGGAAGCTTTTCACCTCAGTTGATGGAGTCAGTGAGATTGATGCAGTGTGTTTTGTGACTCAGGCCTCACTTGCACGACTAACAGCAACACAACGATATGTCTTTGACTCTGTGCTCTCCATTTTTGGCAAAGATGTGGCAGAGAACATTGAGATGCTGGTGACTTTTGCAGATGGCAAGCAGCCACCGGTTCTTGAGGCAATCAACGTCTCCGGAGTGCCATGTCCCAAAAATGACCTGGGCCTTCCAGTTCACTTCAAGTTCAACAACTCAGCACTATTTGCAGACAACAGATGCAACAGTGACAGGGCAAGTGATGAGGATtcggatgatgatgatgatcacaactttgatgaaatgttttggaACATGGGTGCCAAAAGTATGGAGAGGTTCTTCACTGCTTTGCACAAAATGACAACCAAAAGCTTGCAGATGACCCAGGAGGTTCTGAAAGAGCGAAAGCAGCTTGAAACAGCCGTTGAAGGTCTTCAGCCGCAAGTTAGAGCTGGACTAGCAAAACTTGAACAAATTAGGACAACCAAAGAAATGATCAAAGAACATGAAACAGCCATGACTTCAAATGAGAACTTTGAGATTGAGGTGAAAGTTATTAAGGCAgtaaaaaaacagctcacaAAGAGCGGAGAGTACATTACCAACTGCCAGAAATGTTCGATAACATGCCATTACCCATGTGGAATAGcagatgataataaaaaagatgGCTGCACAGCAATGGATAGGGCAGGGATGTGCACCGTCTGTCCTGGAAAGTGCATTTGGAACGTACATTTCAATCAGACGTACAGTTGGGAGTATGTTGAAGTGAAAGAGAAGCAGACACTGAAAGAGATAAAAGATAAGTATGAAAAAGCTACACAAGAAAAGCTGACTATTCAGGGACTGGTCGAGAGGCAAGAGGAAGAGATTGGTCACCTTCAAGAGCTGATCGTGTCCCTCATGGATCAGTCAGCCAACTGTCTAACTCGTCTGCAGGAGATCGCCCTGAGGCCGAACCCTCTGACCACTCCAGATTACATCGACATGATGATCGAAGGAGAGAAGTCAGAGGCCAAAGAGGGTTACCAGGCTCGAATCAAGTCTTTGGAGACAATGAAGGACAAGGCAAACATAATCTCCCAGGTAGCCAAACGAGGCGAACTCAGCAAAACTGAGGAGCAGTTGTctgaagacagacaggagaggaaagaaaagatagGTGTTCTCAAGAAAATTGGAAATTTCTTTGGTTTTAAGTAA